A stretch of Lysinibacillus agricola DNA encodes these proteins:
- a CDS encoding NAD-dependent epimerase/dehydratase family protein, which yields MNILVLGGTRFFGKKLIELCLQNGHSVTILTRGQSGNPFGTKVKQLVVNRDDADALSQALSSTTWDIVYDNICYSPNEAHKICEILEGKTNKLVFTSTLSTYEIDGTVKTEDDFNPYDYEVRMGNREDLSYGEGKRQAEAVLFKEATFPVVAVRFPIVMGENDYTRRLHFHVERILQEQPISLPNVDAKMSYITDDEAAAFLYFAGITPIDGPFNATATGAISLKNLIGLIEEASGKHAKISLVGGDEKSQSPYGVPADWYMSTTKAEAAGFAFSQLHDWLPALVQTLVKELQ from the coding sequence ATGAATATTTTAGTTTTAGGAGGCACTCGCTTTTTTGGTAAAAAGCTTATTGAACTCTGTCTTCAAAATGGGCATAGCGTAACTATTTTAACACGTGGTCAAAGTGGAAATCCTTTTGGTACAAAAGTGAAACAGCTAGTTGTTAATCGAGATGATGCTGATGCGTTGTCACAGGCACTATCAAGTACTACATGGGATATTGTCTATGATAATATTTGCTATTCTCCCAACGAAGCTCATAAAATATGTGAAATTTTAGAAGGTAAAACGAACAAGCTCGTTTTCACCTCTACTCTCTCAACCTACGAAATAGACGGCACTGTAAAAACAGAAGACGATTTTAATCCATACGATTATGAAGTTCGAATGGGAAACCGTGAAGATCTTTCATATGGGGAAGGTAAACGACAAGCAGAGGCAGTACTTTTCAAAGAGGCTACGTTCCCCGTCGTCGCTGTACGTTTCCCTATTGTTATGGGTGAGAATGACTATACACGCCGTTTACATTTTCACGTTGAACGAATTTTACAGGAGCAGCCTATTTCACTCCCAAATGTTGATGCGAAGATGAGCTATATTACGGATGACGAAGCAGCTGCATTTTTATATTTTGCTGGCATTACGCCAATTGATGGACCTTTTAATGCAACAGCAACAGGTGCGATTTCGTTAAAAAATTTGATTGGACTTATTGAAGAAGCAAGCGGAAAGCATGCAAAAATTTCACTTGTAGGTGGCGATGAAAAGTCGCAGTCCCCATACGGAGTTCCAGCAGATTGGTATATGTCAACTACAAAGGCAGAAGCTGCAGGCTTTGCATTTAGTCAACTTCATGATTGGCTTCCTGCTCTAGTGCAAACATTAGTAAAAGAGCTGCAATAA
- a CDS encoding site-specific integrase, with protein MTNYTFLLLIAYTGIRRGEACGLQWKNIDFKNNTITIERTRDQKGTRPLKTKNSLRTIKVEKSVLAQLEKYHTWCKATLFAFGKKIKDTSYVFVSYQTGEPISDSGLLYMTRRVVEKASLSEITLHGLRHTHCTVLLNKGVNVKVIAERLGNTPTMIYEVYGHVLKELEEETVQIFSDSIGANSGAKK; from the coding sequence ATTACAAATTATACTTTCCTTCTATTGATCGCCTATACAGGTATTCGTAGAGGTGAAGCGTGCGGACTTCAATGGAAAAATATCGACTTTAAAAACAATACGATTACTATTGAACGTACTCGAGATCAAAAAGGGACACGTCCCCTAAAAACTAAAAATAGCCTACGTACGATTAAAGTTGAAAAGTCTGTACTTGCACAACTAGAGAAATACCATACATGGTGTAAGGCTACTCTTTTTGCTTTCGGAAAGAAAATTAAAGATACAAGTTATGTATTCGTCTCCTATCAAACAGGTGAACCAATTTCAGATTCTGGACTACTTTATATGACCAGACGTGTAGTAGAAAAAGCAAGTCTATCTGAAATCACACTTCATGGATTACGCCATACACACTGTACTGTATTATTAAATAAAGGTGTCAATGTGAAAGTAATTGCCGAACGTTTAGGAAATACACCAACAATGATCTATGAAGTGTATGGACATGTATTAAAAGAACTTGAAGAAGAAACAGTTCAGATTTTCAGTGATAGTATTGGGGCTAATTCTGGGGCTAAAAAATAA
- the tyrS gene encoding tyrosine--tRNA ligase codes for MTNELLQDLEWRGLLYQQTDAEGMTKLLDEQSVSLYCGVDPTADSMHIGHIVPLLTLRRFQKAGHRPILLVGGATGMIGDPSGRSEERQLQTVEQIDKNVQGIRSQLERIFDFAEDGNGAQLVNNRDWIGNINTIEFLRDYGKLINVNYMLAKDTIASRLDTGISFTEFAYTLIQGIDYNHLYNHYNCRIQVGGSDQWGNITTGLEVIRKTHEEETKAFGITIPLVTKADGTKFGKTAGGAVWLDGKKTSPYEFYQFWINAADADVVKYLKIFTFLSREEIEALAVSVEEEPHLRKAQKALAEEMTRLIHGQEALDQAIRITAALFSGDLKALSADEMKDAFKDVPSIELAKEDKNIVDLLVEAGISPSKRQAREDVTNGAISVNGEKVTELEYVIDGKDRLEDAFSIVRRGKKKYHMVKFV; via the coding sequence ATGACAAACGAATTATTACAAGACTTAGAATGGCGCGGATTGTTATATCAACAAACAGATGCTGAAGGTATGACCAAATTATTAGATGAGCAATCTGTCTCTTTATACTGTGGTGTTGATCCAACTGCGGATTCTATGCATATTGGTCATATTGTGCCACTTTTAACACTACGTCGATTCCAAAAAGCAGGTCACCGTCCAATTTTGTTAGTTGGTGGTGCGACTGGTATGATTGGAGATCCATCAGGTCGCTCTGAAGAACGCCAATTACAAACAGTTGAGCAAATTGATAAAAATGTTCAAGGTATCCGTAGCCAATTAGAGCGTATTTTTGACTTTGCAGAAGATGGTAATGGTGCTCAGTTAGTTAATAATCGTGATTGGATTGGCAATATAAATACGATCGAGTTTTTACGCGATTACGGGAAATTAATTAACGTGAACTACATGTTAGCGAAGGATACAATTGCTTCACGTCTTGACACAGGAATTTCATTTACTGAATTTGCGTACACTTTAATTCAAGGTATTGATTACAATCATTTATACAATCATTACAACTGTCGCATTCAAGTAGGTGGCTCTGACCAGTGGGGAAATATTACAACAGGTTTAGAAGTTATTCGTAAAACACATGAGGAAGAGACGAAAGCATTTGGTATAACAATTCCTTTAGTAACGAAAGCAGACGGAACAAAATTTGGTAAAACAGCTGGTGGTGCTGTCTGGTTAGATGGCAAGAAAACATCTCCATACGAGTTCTACCAATTCTGGATCAATGCTGCGGATGCTGACGTTGTAAAATACTTAAAAATCTTCACATTCCTTTCTCGTGAAGAAATTGAAGCTTTAGCAGTATCTGTAGAAGAGGAACCACATTTACGTAAGGCGCAAAAAGCATTAGCTGAAGAAATGACTCGCTTAATTCATGGTCAAGAAGCATTAGACCAAGCAATCCGCATTACAGCTGCTTTATTCTCTGGAGACTTAAAAGCACTTTCTGCTGATGAAATGAAAGATGCGTTTAAAGATGTTCCTTCTATTGAATTGGCGAAAGAAGATAAAAACATTGTGGACTTATTAGTGGAAGCGGGTATTTCACCTTCAAAACGTCAAGCTCGTGAAGACGTAACAAATGGTGCGATTAGCGTGAACGGTGAAAAGGTCACTGAGTTAGAATATGTAATCGATGGCAAAGATCGCTTAGAAGATGCATTCAGCATTGTTCGTCGAGGCAAGAAAAAATACCATATGGTGAAGTTTGTTTAA
- a CDS encoding transglycosylase domain-containing protein translates to MKDWIEKINAKIDELIQQKWMKKLRISGSVTWNLFLLFLVFALVGTVFAGSVGAGYFASLVKEEPLRSKEELRKEIFNYDSTSEIYFANDIYIGKLRTDLDRRVTTLNDVAPDVVNAVLATEDEYFREHNGIVPKAVIRGLVQDVTNSSTQTGGSTLTQQLIKNQVLTNEVSYERKAKELLLAMRLEHFMKKEEILEAYLNIIPYGRNASGRNIAGVETAAEGIFNVKAKDLSLPQAAYIAGIPQSPFTYTPFTNTGVLKSKEALQPGIDRMKTVLYRMKDAGYINEAQYKEALAYDITADFRSPEMRAEDRYPWLTYELESRAKDIIAEKLAEADGIDPERLKNETKLKEKYTILADRDVRSKGYRIYSTINKDMYDSMQKAAENFQNYGHTYTVKDKDPVTGEEIDVQMPVQVGSILIENTTGRILSFVGGRDFELKSYNYATQAKRSNGSTMKPLLIYAPAIEYGVIGAGSPLVDVKFSIPGWSPNNYNTNDERGLIPAREALADSQNLSAIRLYYSILNRRPADYLVKMGITTLKPADFTNISTSLGAVEEGITVEENTNAFATFANGGQFIDSYMIDRIEDQNGNIIYKHEVKPEQVFSPETSYIVTDMLRDVLTKGTGTLARNTLKFSADFAAKTGTSEGYKDVWLVGYNPNVSLGVWMGYDKNQTLDAFNNTYQRPSMRINKLWGTLMNSVYDVDPQLIAPKTRFVQPKNVVTASFCGISGLAPSAACANAGLVRSDLFNAKVFLPSQADDSLASSSVVTIKGKTYNALPNTPAEFVKAGGAGINQAFIKRMLGPLGGNPASLLPKNSSLANSSVSAVDFPADNNPPAAVTASVNGNTLSWSGSSNDVVGYRIYKVTNGGRTLVGSVLESTQSMAVASGQAYVVVAVDITGLTSSQSNVVSTGGSASEKEKVKVKEEEPEQKENQEEIPPTTPPTNENDPGNNGSGSENGNGSGGSNGNGSNNGSGNNGNGSNNGNGSENNGNGSNNGNGSGNNGNGSNNGNGSGNNGNGSTGGDNGNTTPPTDPPAQ, encoded by the coding sequence TTGAAAGATTGGATTGAGAAAATCAATGCAAAGATCGATGAATTAATTCAACAAAAATGGATGAAGAAATTACGTATTTCAGGAAGTGTTACCTGGAACTTATTTTTACTATTTTTAGTCTTTGCATTGGTAGGCACTGTATTTGCCGGTTCAGTTGGCGCTGGCTATTTTGCTTCACTTGTAAAAGAAGAGCCCCTACGCTCAAAGGAAGAATTACGAAAAGAAATTTTCAATTACGATTCAACAAGTGAGATTTATTTTGCCAACGATATTTATATCGGAAAATTACGTACAGATTTAGACCGCCGAGTAACAACATTAAACGATGTCGCACCTGATGTTGTGAATGCGGTATTAGCGACAGAGGACGAGTATTTCCGTGAACATAACGGAATAGTTCCGAAGGCCGTCATCCGCGGGCTAGTTCAAGACGTAACAAACTCTTCTACACAAACTGGTGGCTCTACACTAACACAGCAGCTTATTAAAAACCAAGTATTAACAAACGAAGTATCATATGAACGAAAAGCAAAAGAACTTTTACTTGCGATGCGCTTAGAACACTTTATGAAAAAGGAAGAAATTTTAGAGGCCTATTTAAACATAATACCTTATGGTCGAAACGCTTCCGGTCGAAACATTGCAGGGGTAGAAACAGCTGCTGAAGGTATTTTCAATGTAAAAGCAAAGGATTTATCACTTCCTCAAGCAGCATATATAGCTGGTATACCTCAATCACCTTTTACTTACACACCTTTCACAAATACAGGTGTACTTAAAAGTAAAGAAGCTCTACAACCAGGTATTGATCGTATGAAAACTGTACTTTATCGTATGAAAGACGCAGGTTATATTAACGAAGCTCAATATAAAGAAGCACTGGCTTACGATATCACAGCTGACTTCCGTTCACCGGAGATGCGCGCAGAAGATCGCTACCCATGGCTAACGTATGAGCTTGAAAGTCGAGCAAAAGACATTATTGCGGAAAAACTAGCAGAAGCAGATGGTATTGATCCAGAGCGCTTAAAAAATGAAACAAAATTAAAAGAAAAGTATACGATTTTAGCAGATCGTGATGTCCGCTCAAAAGGTTATCGTATCTATTCAACTATTAATAAGGATATGTACGATTCGATGCAAAAAGCAGCGGAAAACTTTCAAAATTACGGTCATACTTACACCGTTAAAGACAAAGATCCTGTAACAGGTGAAGAAATTGATGTTCAAATGCCTGTACAGGTTGGTAGTATTTTAATTGAAAATACTACAGGACGTATTTTAAGCTTTGTCGGTGGTCGTGATTTTGAATTAAAAAGTTATAACTATGCTACACAGGCAAAACGCTCAAATGGCTCAACAATGAAGCCTTTACTCATATATGCACCTGCAATAGAATACGGTGTAATCGGTGCAGGTAGCCCATTAGTCGACGTAAAATTCTCTATTCCCGGATGGAGTCCAAACAACTATAATACTAATGATGAACGAGGACTAATCCCTGCACGTGAGGCATTAGCAGATTCACAAAACTTATCAGCTATACGTCTATATTATAGTATTCTTAACAGACGCCCTGCCGATTATTTAGTAAAGATGGGAATCACAACCCTAAAGCCTGCTGATTTCACAAACATTTCAACTAGTCTCGGAGCCGTAGAAGAAGGTATTACTGTTGAAGAGAACACCAATGCCTTTGCAACTTTTGCAAATGGTGGACAATTCATAGACTCTTATATGATTGATAGAATTGAAGACCAAAATGGAAATATCATTTATAAACACGAAGTTAAACCTGAACAAGTATTTAGTCCTGAAACTTCTTATATCGTTACAGATATGTTACGAGATGTGCTAACAAAAGGTACAGGTACACTTGCAAGAAATACATTAAAATTCTCTGCTGACTTTGCCGCTAAAACAGGTACTTCAGAAGGCTACAAAGACGTTTGGCTAGTTGGTTATAACCCGAATGTTTCTCTTGGTGTATGGATGGGTTATGATAAAAATCAAACACTGGATGCATTTAATAATACGTATCAACGGCCTAGCATGCGAATTAATAAACTATGGGGAACATTAATGAATTCTGTGTATGATGTAGATCCACAGTTAATTGCCCCTAAAACTAGATTTGTGCAACCGAAAAATGTTGTTACTGCATCATTCTGTGGTATTTCTGGTTTAGCGCCATCTGCAGCATGTGCCAATGCTGGTCTCGTGCGCTCAGATTTGTTTAACGCGAAAGTATTTTTACCTTCACAAGCTGATGATAGCTTAGCTTCCTCAAGCGTTGTTACGATAAAAGGTAAAACTTATAATGCACTTCCTAACACACCGGCAGAATTTGTAAAAGCAGGTGGTGCAGGTATTAATCAAGCATTTATTAAACGAATGCTAGGCCCACTTGGCGGTAACCCGGCCAGCCTATTACCAAAAAATTCGTCATTAGCGAATTCATCGGTATCAGCTGTTGATTTCCCGGCAGATAATAATCCGCCAGCAGCTGTAACTGCTTCAGTTAATGGCAATACATTATCTTGGTCAGGCTCTTCAAACGATGTAGTCGGTTATCGTATATATAAAGTAACAAATGGTGGTAGAACACTTGTCGGATCGGTACTTGAATCAACACAAAGTATGGCGGTAGCAAGTGGTCAAGCCTACGTTGTTGTCGCTGTAGATATTACAGGTTTAACTTCATCGCAATCCAATGTTGTTTCTACTGGTGGCAGTGCAAGTGAAAAAGAAAAAGTAAAAGTAAAAGAAGAAGAACCTGAACAAAAAGAAAATCAAGAAGAAATTCCACCAACTACTCCACCTACTAATGAAAATGACCCGGGCAATAATGGAAGCGGCTCAGAAAATGGCAATGGTTCTGGTGGAAGTAACGGAAATGGCTCAAATAACGGCTCTGGGAACAACGGAAACGGCTCGAATAACGGCAATGGTTCCGAGAATAATGGAAATGGCTCGAATAACGGCAACGGTTCCGGAAACAACGGCAATGGCTCAAATAACGGCAACGGTTCCGGAAACAACGGCAATGGCTCTACCGGAGGAGATAACGGAAACACAACTCCACCTACTGACCCACCTGCCCAATAA
- a CDS encoding siphovirus ReqiPepy6 Gp37-like family protein, with the protein MSRFTCSKNRGPVIEENSRYDPLNEKLKELSELHGLGWNI; encoded by the coding sequence ATGAGCCGCTTCACTTGCTCCAAAAATAGAGGTCCGGTCATTGAAGAAAATTCGAGATATGATCCATTAAATGAAAAGCTGAAAGAGTTGTCAGAGCTACATGGGCTAGGGTGGAACATTTAG
- a CDS encoding acetylornithine transaminase produces MSALFGNYGKRRARIVKGQGTIVEDSTGKKYLDFTSGIAVVSLGHANPAIVKAIHDQSEKLWHISNLFDIPGQEKVAQKLIADTHFSYAFFCNSGAEANEAAIKLARKHTGKNHIITFEKSFHGRTFGAMSATGQGKVHNGFGPLVEKFTILPFNDVAALEATIDDSVAAIMLEMIQGEGGVNSVSPEFAAAIAKACDDKGILLIIDEVQTGIGRTGTRYAYEQTILKPNIVTLAKGLGGGFPVGGMLGTAELYDTFSPGTHGTTFGGNPLAMSVAETVLDHVFEPAFLQHVQELSTYFVKQLKANLPSNYTVQGQGLLLGIGCGDAEVAPYIATAEEKGLLLVGAGPNVIRLLPPLTVSKAEINEAIAILKTILS; encoded by the coding sequence ATGAGTGCTTTATTTGGAAATTACGGCAAACGCCGCGCCCGAATTGTCAAAGGGCAAGGAACCATTGTAGAAGATTCTACTGGCAAAAAATATTTAGATTTTACAAGTGGGATCGCTGTAGTGAGTCTTGGTCATGCAAATCCTGCGATTGTGAAGGCTATTCATGATCAAAGTGAAAAGCTTTGGCATATTTCTAACCTTTTTGATATTCCTGGTCAGGAGAAGGTTGCACAAAAATTAATAGCAGATACACATTTTTCTTATGCATTTTTCTGTAATAGCGGTGCAGAAGCAAACGAAGCGGCTATCAAGCTAGCGCGTAAGCATACAGGGAAAAATCATATTATTACATTTGAAAAATCTTTCCATGGGCGAACTTTTGGAGCTATGTCCGCAACAGGTCAGGGCAAGGTACATAATGGCTTCGGACCACTTGTTGAAAAATTTACGATTCTTCCTTTTAATGATGTGGCAGCACTTGAAGCAACGATTGATGATTCTGTCGCAGCAATTATGTTGGAAATGATTCAAGGTGAGGGCGGTGTTAACAGTGTATCTCCAGAATTCGCAGCAGCAATAGCTAAAGCCTGTGATGACAAAGGAATATTACTGATTATCGATGAGGTTCAAACAGGTATTGGACGAACAGGAACAAGATATGCTTATGAGCAAACGATATTAAAACCAAATATTGTGACATTAGCAAAAGGGCTAGGTGGTGGTTTCCCTGTCGGTGGGATGCTTGGAACAGCTGAGCTATATGATACATTTAGTCCTGGCACACATGGGACAACATTCGGTGGTAATCCACTTGCAATGAGTGTTGCTGAAACCGTGCTTGATCATGTTTTTGAACCTGCTTTTTTACAACATGTACAGGAGCTATCCACGTATTTTGTGAAGCAGTTGAAAGCGAATCTCCCTTCTAATTATACGGTACAGGGCCAGGGCTTACTGCTTGGCATTGGCTGTGGCGATGCTGAGGTTGCCCCTTATATAGCTACAGCAGAGGAAAAGGGCTTATTATTAGTAGGTGCAGGGCCAAATGTTATTCGACTTTTACCTCCATTGACCGTGTCAAAAGCAGAAATCAATGAGGCGATAGCGATTTTAAAAACGATACTGTCATAG
- a CDS encoding M23 family metallopeptidase: MMKKQIFKILLSFAVLLTILAFGKAESASAAQIFVKPATGYYTSLYGMRDGSMHYGVDIANSSSNVPVNASAAGVINKAVGGCSNNGSLGNTCNSGYGNYVIVRHNINGKTYDTLYAHLQSISVSVGQTVSQGAKIGVMGNSGSSTGQHVHFELYEKARVSQSEAVDPMPYLNGDKPTGSYHTYDGTWATITITQKANVFEYVGYGIIGQLEAGGRYKVYGQREYAADGTLFYNVGSGYIHNAYGTIANHHATVTSTINTYSSPNGAFNRQLAPGTYKVHAAKDGWYNLGAEWVKADQVLVTKN; this comes from the coding sequence ATGATGAAAAAACAAATTTTTAAGATTTTACTAAGTTTTGCTGTGTTGCTTACTATTTTAGCTTTTGGTAAAGCCGAGTCTGCTTCTGCTGCACAGATATTCGTGAAACCAGCTACTGGTTATTATACAAGCCTTTATGGCATGAGAGATGGTTCAATGCATTATGGAGTTGATATTGCAAATAGTAGCTCCAATGTACCGGTAAATGCTTCTGCTGCGGGTGTGATTAACAAAGCCGTTGGTGGTTGTTCTAATAATGGCTCTCTCGGTAATACATGTAATTCTGGTTATGGAAACTATGTAATTGTTCGACACAATATTAATGGGAAAACATATGATACTCTTTATGCTCATTTACAATCTATTAGTGTTTCTGTTGGTCAAACTGTAAGTCAAGGTGCTAAAATTGGTGTTATGGGGAACAGCGGGAGCTCAACTGGTCAACACGTGCACTTTGAATTATATGAAAAAGCACGAGTGTCTCAATCAGAGGCAGTAGACCCTATGCCTTATTTAAACGGGGACAAGCCAACAGGTAGCTACCATACTTATGATGGAACTTGGGCAACGATTACAATTACTCAGAAAGCAAACGTTTTCGAATATGTTGGATATGGAATTATAGGTCAACTTGAAGCTGGCGGACGATACAAAGTGTATGGTCAAAGAGAATATGCAGCTGATGGAACTCTATTCTATAATGTAGGATCTGGTTATATCCATAATGCTTACGGAACTATTGCTAATCACCATGCAACTGTTACATCTACTATCAATACGTATAGTTCTCCTAACGGAGCATTTAATCGTCAATTAGCACCAGGAACTTATAAAGTACATGCGGCTAAAGACGGTTGGTACAATTTAGGTGCAGAATGGGTTAAAGCTGATCAAGTATTAGTAACTAAAAACTAG
- a CDS encoding cobalamin-binding protein: MRLISICPSNTELVAYLGLTDQLVGVDDFSDWPLAVKDLPQLGPDLSIDMDALEALQPDLVLASLSVPGMEKNIEALQARNIPHIVFNANSLEEIAQDLHTLGKVCGVEGRAKEISEEYLHYIDRLRTVAQKIPKKPTLYWEWWPNPIFTPGKINWLTEISAIAGGQNLFQDVELASVQTDWADVVRRDPDYIMMAWVGVAFERIQPANLLKRSHAQELQAIKMKQLHVMEEWLYCRPSPRLLEGALKLANMLHPKEYKHVKLPSFLDS, encoded by the coding sequence ATGCGTTTAATCTCAATTTGTCCTAGTAATACCGAGCTTGTTGCTTATTTAGGCCTGACTGATCAGCTTGTTGGTGTCGATGATTTTTCGGATTGGCCATTAGCAGTAAAAGACTTACCTCAGCTTGGCCCAGATTTATCAATTGATATGGATGCATTAGAGGCATTGCAGCCTGATCTTGTTCTCGCATCCTTAAGTGTCCCTGGCATGGAAAAAAATATCGAAGCGTTACAAGCTAGAAATATTCCTCATATTGTTTTTAATGCTAATTCATTAGAGGAAATCGCACAGGATCTCCATACTTTAGGTAAAGTCTGCGGAGTTGAAGGACGTGCAAAAGAAATTTCTGAGGAATATTTACATTATATTGATCGTCTTCGCACAGTTGCTCAAAAGATTCCTAAAAAACCTACTCTCTATTGGGAATGGTGGCCAAACCCTATCTTTACACCAGGAAAAATTAATTGGCTAACTGAAATTAGTGCCATTGCTGGTGGGCAAAATCTGTTTCAAGATGTAGAACTAGCAAGCGTGCAAACTGATTGGGCTGATGTAGTAAGGCGCGACCCTGACTATATTATGATGGCTTGGGTAGGCGTTGCCTTTGAGCGTATTCAACCGGCTAATTTATTAAAACGTTCACATGCGCAGGAGCTTCAAGCCATTAAAATGAAACAGCTTCACGTAATGGAGGAATGGCTTTATTGTCGCCCATCACCACGCCTTTTAGAGGGTGCATTAAAGCTAGCGAATATGCTTCACCCCAAAGAATATAAGCACGTAAAGCTTCCTAGTTTTTTAGATAGCTAA
- a CDS encoding iron-containing alcohol dehydrogenase produces MSDVLKQFVMPKTNLFGPGAIQEVGKRLNDLEVKKTLIVTDEGLHKLGLSEQIANIITAAGIDVSIFPKAEPNPTDQNIEDGIAVYHAENCDSIVSLGGGSAHDAAKGIGLIASNGGRIHDYEGVDKSQNPLVPLIAINTTAGTASEMTRFTIITDTARKVKMAIVDKHVTPLLSINDPELMIGLPPALTAATGLDALTHAIESFVSTNATPITDACAEKVLQLVPEYLPRAYANGADLEAREQMVYAQFLAGMAFNNASLGYVHAIAHQLGGFYNLPHGVCNAILLPHVCRFNLTARTERFARIAELLGENVEGLSKRDAAEKAITAIENLSNDLNIPSGFRELGAKDEDIEILAKNALLDVCAATNPRKATLEDIKQIITNAMGPVAKKEESLEAVALS; encoded by the coding sequence ATGTCAGACGTTCTAAAGCAATTTGTTATGCCGAAAACAAACTTATTTGGACCTGGAGCAATTCAAGAAGTTGGTAAACGCTTAAATGATTTAGAAGTAAAAAAGACATTAATCGTAACAGATGAGGGCTTACACAAATTAGGTCTCTCTGAACAAATTGCTAACATCATTACAGCTGCTGGAATTGATGTATCAATTTTCCCGAAAGCAGAACCAAATCCAACAGATCAAAACATTGAAGATGGAATTGCAGTGTATCATGCTGAAAACTGTGATTCAATTGTTTCTCTTGGAGGAGGTAGCGCACACGATGCAGCAAAAGGTATCGGACTTATTGCTTCGAATGGTGGACGCATTCATGATTATGAGGGCGTTGACAAATCACAAAACCCACTGGTGCCATTAATCGCTATCAACACAACTGCTGGTACAGCAAGTGAAATGACTCGCTTCACAATTATCACGGATACTGCGCGGAAAGTGAAGATGGCCATCGTTGACAAACATGTTACTCCACTACTGTCGATTAATGACCCAGAGTTAATGATTGGCTTACCTCCTGCTCTAACTGCGGCAACTGGTTTAGATGCATTAACACATGCAATCGAATCATTTGTGTCGACAAACGCAACACCAATTACTGATGCATGCGCGGAAAAGGTACTTCAGCTAGTTCCTGAATATTTACCTCGTGCCTATGCAAACGGTGCAGATTTAGAAGCACGTGAGCAAATGGTTTACGCACAATTTTTAGCAGGCATGGCGTTTAATAATGCATCACTTGGTTATGTACATGCAATTGCTCATCAATTAGGTGGTTTCTATAATCTTCCACACGGCGTATGTAATGCTATTTTATTGCCACATGTTTGCCGCTTTAACTTAACAGCACGTACAGAGCGTTTTGCAAGAATTGCTGAATTATTAGGCGAAAACGTTGAAGGGTTAAGTAAACGTGATGCTGCTGAAAAAGCAATTACAGCAATTGAAAATCTCTCTAATGATTTAAACATTCCAAGTGGCTTCCGCGAATTAGGTGCGAAGGATGAGGATATTGAAATCTTAGCGAAAAATGCACTGTTAGATGTTTGTGCTGCAACAAACCCACGTAAAGCAACTTTAGAGGACATTAAACAAATTATTACGAATGCGATGGGCCCTGTAGCTAAAAAAGAAGAATCACTCGAAGCTGTAGCACTTTCTTAA